One segment of Carya illinoinensis cultivar Pawnee chromosome 13, C.illinoinensisPawnee_v1, whole genome shotgun sequence DNA contains the following:
- the LOC122292625 gene encoding eukaryotic translation initiation factor 4G isoform X1 translates to MSHNQYRSDKSETTQYRRTDRRSASSNQQRGSSGAYGKGGGPAPSPSHNLSSLRSVKKNNNNAQGGGQSRTSLPTVNSSSLESSNASTPRGTAVQNGSHVQPQHGAASDVPTTSAAAKPTELLAPQKSTRAVPKPPTSQSASVNADSTAPRTPAKAPGDASKAFPFQFGSISPGCMNGMQVPARTSSAPPNLDEQKRDQARHDSFRSVAPLPAPSAPKQLPRKDVSPVIQGPVIQANTGEAHSVPKVKKDVQVSPPPPAGQPQKPSVHPMTGMPMQMPFHQPQLPVQFGGPNQQIQSQGMTAASLQIPLNLPLSMGNSPQMQQPMYLPSLQHLPMQTQGLMHQAQGLSFPNQMGQLGNMGISMTPHYPQQQGGNYGGPRKTPVKITHPETREELKLDKRADSYSDVGSAGPRTHPNVHPKSQPIPSYAPSHPISFYSPNSYNASSIFYPPQSSVPLTSSQIAANSQASRFNYPATQGPQNMTFVNPSAHNPIPVNKTGTQIHGVADPPNLERSRDVHNIISSHPSTTVPITVKPITGPSIGEKVGDSLLSNSSHVVQKGESPKHVRPSGEANLSHPQRDSQSFPQVSLWQMKTSSDSLVSKSLLVVTEQSVAVSDASCSDGLIPDHLSSVSGSPSEESALVVPNYEGRRRETLVRSNSIKDHQKKPGKKGYIQPPHEAASESISTSNFPSSALEHGISTNGGVSGAVLAKTTTTHANSEVVSSFQQSLSSVGDATHDASELKVDSVGEDSTSVSSQICGARIILDTSETVHHARPDEQLDQETVGIDEQGESRLPEGSKLDNIGGEISSEPILLKSQERTKQIEGEQSGQDSGLKAITTNDEVLTSKTVQRGLDEPVRDHTEIGRTTDKLEMCSFKVLSSTDGGSSHGEKSSYLDAFSSRSDSVGSSEVVAIRGISDQLSAHILTPDIAEATSKHEGEGVENIDDLVSFGASGAKDKPISDLNRPKSTGKAKKKRKECLLKADAAGSISDLYNAYKGPEEKKETVASTESTESTSSSVHVKALTDAVELDAPVSEKSRLEKAEPDDWEDAADISTPKLEVSDDGQQIHGILDDHDKDGVGTMTKKYSRDFLLIFSEQCTDLPHGFEITADIAEAVMSGGFNSSHLVERDSYPSPGRIIDRLSGGSRIDRRGSGMIEEDRWSKVPGNFGSGRDVRLDSGHGVNAGFRPGSGGNYGVLRNPRVQTPVQYPGGILHGPSMGSQGGMSRNSPDADRWLRSASIQQRGLIPSPQTPLLIMHRAEKKYEVGKVTDEEEAKQRQLKGILNKLTPQNFEKLFEQVRAVKIDNAVTLTGVISQIFDKALMEPTFCEMYADFCSHLAEELPDFKRVLLNKCQEEFERGEREQEEANKADEEGEIKQSAEEREEKRVKARRRMLGNIRLIGELYKKKMLTERIMHTCIKKLLGQSQTPDEEDVEALCKLMSTIGEMIDHPRAKEHMDAYFDRMKMLSTNSNLSTRVRFMLKDAMDLRKNKWQQRRKVEGPKKIDEVHRDAAQERQAQSSRLSRGLSINQSARRTPMDFGPRGSTVLSSPNAQLGGFRGMSTPVRGLSIQDVRLEDRQSHDTRMPSVPLPQRPSLDDSITLGPQGGLGRGMSIRGPPSMRSTPVADVSPVSPDLRRMAAGLNGYSTLPVRTTYGTREDLVPRYIPDRFAAPAAYESSSSQERNLSYGNRDPRNPDRSSDRSLAISPPARGQGTALPQNVPSEKVWLEERLRDKSMAAIKEYYSARDEKEVELCVKELDSPSFHPSMVSLWVADSLERKDMERDLLAKLLIYLSKSGDGVLTQAQLIKGFESVLTTLEDAVNDAPRAPEFLGHIFAKVITENVIPLREIGWLIHKGGEEPGHLLEVGLAADVLGSTLEIIKSEKGDSDFNEIWASSTLRFEDFRPPDPNRSRKLEKFI, encoded by the exons ATGTCCCATAATCAATATAGGTCGGATAAGAGCGAGACGACACAGTACAGGAGAACCGATAGGCGATCCGCGAGCTCCAACCAGCAGCGGGGTTCCTCAGGAGCTTACGGCAAGGGCGGCGGGCCCGCCCCTTCTCCGTCGCACAATCTATCCTCCCTCCGCAG tgttaagaagaataataataatgcacAAGGAGGAGGTCAATCCAGAACAAGCTTGCCCACTGTCAATTCGTCATCATTGGAGTCTAGTAATGCTTCTACGCCGCGTGGTACCGCAGTACAGAATGGTTCCCATGTACAGCCCCAACATG GAGCAGCATCTGATGTGCCGACTACAAGCGCAGCTGCCAAGCCGACTGAGTTGTTGGCTCCTCAGAAAAGCACCCGAGCGGTTCCAAAGCCTCCGACTTCTCAATCTGCCTCTGTGAACGCTGACTCAACAGCTCCTAGGACACCTGCAAAGG CCCCTGGAGATGCGTCTAAGGCATTCCCCTTTCAGTTTGGGTCCATAAGTCCTGGCTGCATGAATGGGATGCAG GTTCCTGCTAGAACTAGCTCAGCGCCCCCAAATTTGGATGAACAGAAACGAGATCAG GCACGCCATGATTCTTTTAGATCAGTAGCTCCGTTGCCAGCTCCTTCTGCACCTAAGCAGTTACCGAGAAAGGATGTCAGTCCTGTAATCCAAGGTCCTGTAATCCAAGCTAATACTGGGGAGGCTCATTCAGTGCCCAAGGTAAAAAAGGATGTGCAAGTCTCACCTCCACCACCAGCAGGCCAACCACAGAAGCCTTCTGTTCATCCCATGACTGGGATGCCCATGCAAATGCCATTTCACCAGCCACAGCTTCCTGTGCAATTCGGAGGCCCCAACCAACAGATTCAATCCCAGGGAATGACAGCTGCTTCACTTCAAATTCCATTGAATTTACCGTTGTCCATGGGAAATTCACCCCAAATGCAACAGCCTATGTATCTTCCCAGTCTCCAACACCTTCCTATGCAGACACAAGGTCTTATGCATCAAGCCCAGGGCTTGAGTTTCCCTAATCAAATGGGTCAGTTGGGCAATATGGGAATCAGCATGACTCCACATTATCCCCAGCAACAGGGGGGAAATTATGGTGGTCCTCGTAAAACTCCCGTCAAGATTACTCATCCAGAGACACGTGAAGAGTTAAAGCTTGATAAACGGGCAGATTCCTATTCAGACGTCGGGTCAGCTGGTCCTAGGACTCACCCTAACGTGCATCCTAAATCACAGCCTATTCCATCATATGCACCTTCTCATCCCATTAGCTTTTATTCTCCCAATTCTTACAATGCCAGCTCTATATTTTATCCACCCCAGAGTTCTGTTCCTTTAACAAGTAGCCAGATAGCAGCCAATTCTCAAGCTTCAAGATTTAACTATCCAGCTACACAGGGTCCCCAAAACATGACTTTTGTGAATCCATCGGCTCATAATCCCATACCTGTAAATAAGACTGGGACCCAAATTCATGGTGTTGCAGATCCACCAAACTTGGAACGTTCTCGTGATGTACATAACATAATCTCCTCTCATCCATCAACAACAGTACCAATTACAGTTAAGCCAATCACTGGTCCTTCTATTGGAGAAAAGGTTGGAGACTCATTGCTGTCAAATAGCTCACATGtcgttcaaaagggtgaatctCCAAAACATGTGAGGCCATCTGGGGAAGCTAACTTATCACATCCTCAAAGGGACTCGCAGAGTTTTCCACAAGTCTCTTTGTGGCAGATGAAAACTAGCTCTGACTCATTGGTCTCCAAGTCATTGCTGGTGGTGACTGAACAGTCAGTGGCTGTTTCAGATGCTAGTTGTTCTGACGGTCTGATACCCGATCACTTATCTTCAGTTTCAGGTTCACCATCCGAGGAATCTGCTCTAGTTGTGCCCAATTATGAAGGCAGAAGAAGGGAAACCCTTGTTAGGTCAAACTCGATTAAAGATCATCAAAAGAAGCCAGGCAAGAAAGGATACATCCAACCACCTCATGAG GCTGCTAGCGAATCTATTTCAACATCAAATTTTCCTTCTTCAGCTCTAGAGCATGGTATATCTACTAACGGTGGAGTTTCAGGAGCTGTACTTGCTAAAACAACTACTACGCATGCGAATAGTGAAGTTGTTTCATCATTTCAGCAATCACTGTCATCTGTTGGTGATGCTACTCATGATGCTTCTGAATTAAAGGTTGACAGTGTTGGAGAGGACTCAACTAGTGTCTCATCTCAGATTTGTGGTGCTCGAATCATTCTTGATACCTCTGAAACTGTTCATCATGCTAGGCCAGATGAACAATTAGACCAAGAAACGGTGGGAATAGATGAACAAGGAGAAAGCAGATTGCCTGAAGGGTCCAAACTGGATAATATTGGTGGTGAGATATCTTCAGAGCCTATTTTGTTAAAATCTCAGGAAAGAACTAAACAAATTGAGGGAGAACAGTCTGGACAAGATTCTGGTCTGAAGGCAATAACTACAAATGATGAGGTTCTAACTTCAAAGACTGTACAGAGGGGGCTGGATGAACCTGTGAGGGATCATACAGAAATTGGCAGGACAACTGATAAATTAGAAATGTGCAGCTTTAAGGTTTTGAGCTCCACAGATGGTGGAAGTTCTCATGGTGAGAAGAGCTCATATTTGGATGCCTTTTCAAGCAGAAGTGATAGTGTAGGCAGTAGTGAAGTTGTTGCAATACGTGGTATATCAGATCAGCTGTCTGCTCATATTCTAACCCCTGATATTGCAGAAGCAACCTCAAAACATGAAGGGGAAGGTGTAGAGAACATTGATGACTTGGTCTCTTTTGGAGCATCAGGTGCCAAGGATAAACCTATTTCTGATCTGAATAGGCCAAAGAGTACTGGTAAagcaaaaaagaagagaaaagaatgtCTTCTAAAAGCTGATGCTGCTGGGTCAATTTCTGATCTTTATAATGCTTATAAGGGCccggaggaaaagaaagaaactgtTGCATCTACAGAAAGTACCGAGAGCACTTCTTCTAGTGTGCATGTGAAGGCACTTACTGATGCTGTTGAATTAGATGCCCCAGTGAGCGAGAAAAGTAGACTGGAAAAAGCTGAACCTGATGATTGGGAAGACGCCGCTGACATATCAACACCAAAATTAGAAGTTTCGGATGATGGACAACAGATACATGGAATACTGGATGATCATGACAAAGATGGAGTTGGAACTATGACCAAAAAGTATTCCAGAGATTTCCTCTTGATTTTTTCAGAGCAATGCACTGATCTTCCACATGGTTTTGAGATTACAGCTGATATAGCAGAGGCTGTGATGAGTGGTGGTTTCAATAGCTCTCATCTTGTTGAACGAGATTCATACCCTAGTCCTGGGAGAATAATAGACAGGCTAAGTGGGGGATCTCGAATAGACCGCCGTGGTAGTGGTATGATCGAGGAAGACAGGTGGAGTAAAGTACCTGGTAATTTTGGTTCAGGGCGGGATGTGCGTCTGGATTCCGGCCATGGGGTTAATGCAGGTTTTCGACCTGGATCGGGTGGCAATTATGGTGTTCTTCGGAACCCACGTGTGCAAACACCCGTGCAGTATCCTGGAGGTATCCTCCATGGGCCATCTATGGGATCTCAGGGCGGAATGTCTAGAAATAGTCCTGATGCTGACAGGTGGTTACGTTCTGCCAGTATTCAACAGAGGGGTTTGATTCCATCTCCTCAGACTCCATTACTAATTATGCACAGAGCTGAGAAGAAATATGAAGTGGGTAAGGTGACGGATGAGGAAGAGGCAAAGCAAAGGCAACTGAAAGGCATTTTAAACAAGCTCACTCCGCAGAACTTTGAGAAACTTTTTGAGCAAGTGAGAGCTGTCAAAATTGACAATGCTGTCACTCTAACTGGTGTCATCTCGCAGATCTTTGACAAAGCTTTGATGGAGCCTACTTTCTGTGAGATGTATGCTGATTTCTGTAGTCATCTGGCTGAGGAGTTGCCTGATTTCAAGAGAGTACTTCTGAACAAGTGCCAGGAGGAATTTGAGAGAGGGGAAAGAGAGCAAGAAGAAGCTAATAAAGCTGATGAAGAGGGGGAGATTAAACAGTCTGcagaggaaagagaagagaagagagttAAGGCTCGAAGACGAATGCTGGGTAACATTAGATTGATAGGGGAGTTATACAAGAAGAAAATGTTAACTGAGCGAATAATGCACACGTGCATAAAGAAGTTGTTGGGTCAGTCTCAAACTCCTGATGAAGAAGATGTTGAAGCTTTGTGCAAATTGATGAGTACTATTGGGGAGATGATTGACCATCCCAGGGCCAAGGAGCATATGGATGCATATTTTGATAGAATGAAGATGCTCTCTACCAATTCGAATTTATCAACCAGGGTCAGGTTCATGTTGAAGGATGCGATGGATTTGAGAAAGAATAAATGGCAACAGAGAAGAAAAGTTGAAGGGCCGAAAAAGATTGATGAAGTGCACAGAGATGCTGCTCAAGAACGACAGGCACAATCCAGTAGGTTGAGTCGTGGTTTAAGCATCAACCAGTCAGCTAGAAGGACACCTATGGATTTTGGTCCTAGAGGGTCAACAGTATTGTCTTCCCCAAATGCTCAGCTGGGTGGTTTCCGTGGAATGTCTACTCCAGTTCGTGGGCTTAGCATTCAGGATGTTCGCTTGGAGGACAGACAATCTCATGACACTAGGATGCCGTCAGTTCCCTTGCCTCAGAGACCCAGTCTTGATGATTCTATTACTTTGGGACCTCAAGGTGGTCTTGGGAGAGGAATGTCAATCAGAGGACCGCCGTCAATGCGAAGTACTCCAGTAGCTGATGTATCTCCAGTCTCCCCAGATCTCAGAAGAATGGCAGCTGGTTTGAATGGCTACAGCACTTTACCAGTGCGAACAACTTATGGCACAAGGGAGGATCTTGTTCCAAGATATATTCCGGATAGATTTGCAGCTCCAGCTGCTTATGAATCTTCAAGTTCTCAAGAGCGCAATTTGAGTTATGGTAACAGAGACCCAAGGAATCCAGACCGGAGTTCTGATAGATCTCTTGCAATCTCACCACCTGCACGAGGGCAGGGAACAGCTCTTCCTCAAAATGTGCCTTCAGAAAAAGTATGGCTTGAAGAACGCCTTCGGGATAAGTCAATGGCAGCAATTAAAGAATATTACAG tGCCAGAGACGAGAAAGAAGTTGAACTATGTGTAAAAGAATTGGATTCACCAAGCTTCCATCCGTCGATGGTATCGTTATGGGTTGCAGACTCATTGGAGAGGAAGGACATGGAAAGGGATCTTTTGGCAAAGCTTCTGATCTATCTTTCTAAGTCCGGGGATGGTGTGTTGACTCAAGCCCAGCTCATCAAAGG GTTTGAATCTGTTCTGACTACTCTGGAAGATGCCGTAAATGATGCCCCAAGAGCACCAGAATTTCTTGGTCATatctttgccaaagtcattacAGAAAATGTGATCCCTTTGAGAGAGATTGGGTGGTTAATACATAAAGGGGGAGAGGAGCCGGGTCATCTTCTAGAAGTTGGGCTTGCGGCAGATGTTCTTGGAAGCACCTTGGAAATTATAAAATCCGAGAAGGGGGATTCTGACTTCAATGAAATCTGGGCAAGCTCCACCTTGAGGTTTGAGGATTTTCGGCCTCCAGATCCTAACAGGTCAAGGAAGTTAGAGAAATTTATTTAG